GCCTGGGCGGAAAGCCGTTTTCACTGGAGACCGGTCGGTTTGCAAAGCAAGCAGATGGTGCTGTCATGGCACGGCACGGAGATACCATGGTACTTGCCACTGTGGTCGGTGCACGAACGGTCAAGGAAGGGTTGGATTACTTCCCGCTGCAGGTCGAGTACCGCGAAAAGGCCGCATCGGCAGGAAAAATTCCGGGAGGATTCTTCAAGCGTGAAGCACGTCCGACCGAAAAGGAAACCCTGTCAGCCCGCCTTATCGACCGGCCTATTCGGCCGATGTTCCCCGAATGGTACAAGTGCGAAACCCAGGTGATCGTCACAGTCTATTCATCGGATCAGGAGCATGACGGCGACGTGATCGGGGCAGTAGCAGCCTCGGCCGCGCTTACGATTTCCAACATCCCCTTTGAAGGGCCTGTTGGCGAAGTACGCGTAGGACGAATCGACGGACAGTTTGTGATTAACCCGACGTTTACCGAACTGAAAAAAAGCGACATGGACGTTATCGTCGCGGGAACAAGCGATTCGATCTTGATGGTAGAGGGAGAGGCGCAGGAAATCTCCGAACAGGATATGCTTGCTGCACTGGAGTTTGCCCACGAACATATCAAGAGCCTCTGCGATGTTCAACTCGCGCTTCTGAAGGAAGTCGGCACGGCGAAGCGCGTAGCGCCGCCGACCGAAGGAAATCCGGAATTGCTTGCTGCCGTTCAGCAACTCGTCGGGAACAGAATAACCGAGTTGGCTAACACGCCGCTGCTGAAGGAAGAACGTGCAGCCCGGACTCAGGCAATCTACGAAGAGACACAAACCGCTCTTGCTGAGAAGTTTCCCGAACAGGAGAAGGCCATCTCCGGGATCTTGCATGATATGGAATATGTTGAGATGAGGAAGATGATTCTCGAGAAAGGCAAACGCCTCGACGGAAGAGGCCTTGAGGATATCCGCCCGATTACCATTGAAGTGGGGGTTCTTCCGCGTACGCACGGTTCTGCATTGTTTCAACGTGGAGAAACGCAGAGCCTCACAACGCTGACGCTCGGCACAAAACTCGATGAGCAGGTGATTGACGGACTCCTGCCTGACTCGACGAAACGCTTCATGCTGCATTACAATTTCCCGCCGTTCTCGGTGGGCGAAGTCGGAAGATTGGGAACGACGGGCCGGCGTGAAATCGGGCACGGCAATCTTGCAGAACGCTCGCTCAAAGTTCTGATGCCGCAGGAACATGAATTTCCCTACACAGTCCGCCTCGTTTCCGATATTCTCGAATCGAATGGTTCGTCATCAATGGCAACTGTATGCGCCGGAACGCTTGCATTGCTGGACGGCGGTGTTCCGTTGAAAAAACCGGTTGCGGGCATTGCCATGGGCCTTGTGAAAGAAGGTGATACAACTGCGATTCTGAGCGATATTCTCGGCAACGAGGACCATCTCGGCGATATGGACTTCAAAGTTGCCGGAACCGCCGAGGGGATAACCGCCTTCCAAATGGATATCAAGATTCGCGGCATCTCGCTGGCAATCATGCAAAAAGCCCTTGGGCAAGCCCGGACTGGACGCATGCACATTCTCGGCAAGATGAATGAAGCAATCGCCAAACCGCGTCCCGACCTTTCGACGTACGCACCACGACTTACGACGCTGAAAATCCCGGTTGATATGATTGGTGCCCTGATTGGTCCGGGTGGAAAGAACATCCGGCAAATTGTAAAGGATAGCGGCGCTGAGATCAACATCGAAGACGACGGAACGGTGGTTGTTGCCGCCACAACCAAGGAATCAGCCGATAAAGCGTTGAACGCCATCGGCAGAATCACGGAAACCCCCGAGGTAGGAAAAATCTACCGGGCACGTGTGACGAAGGTGATGGATTTCGGTGCCTTCGTTGAATTCCTTCCCGGAAAGGAAGGACTCGTGCATGTGTCGCAGCTTGATATCAAGCGGGTCAACAAGCCATCCGATGTTGTGAAAGTGGGCGATGAATTCGATGTAAAGATCACGGACAAGGATGATCAGGGACGATGGAAACTCAGTCGCAAAGTTCTTATGACCCAGGAAAACGAAAAGCCGGTTCAGTCATAACAACCGCAAGGGGAGTATGATGAAGGTGATTCTTCCGCGCTATGTGCTTGCATTGATGGCCTGTCTTCTTCTGCAGGCGGGGGTTGCCCAGAACATCGAGAATAAAATCGCCGTCGGGCTTCGTGTCGGACCCAATATCTGGATGAACGACATGAACGACCGCCGGGTTGGCTTCGGTGTAGAGGCTCTCTCACGATACGGCGTCTCCAGGACATTCAGTGCAGGGTTGGCCTTCGGTTACGACAAAATCGTAGCGAAGCAATTTCCCGTTTCCACCATGATACCCATCGATCAGATTCAGGCGAATGTCTTTCACGCGAGCATCACCGCGTGGCTTCAGCTTTCCTCGGGTACGTTATCGCCGTATCTGTATTTCGGAATTGGCGGTATGCACTACACCCGAAAAGACGGTGCCGGCTGGCCTTATCCGAAGGAGGACGGAGGCCACGGCGCCGCGTTCGTTCCCATCGGCTTCGGGTTCGAGACCTTTGTTCACCGGAAGGGCTCGCTGATGTTCGACTTCGGTTTCAGGGTAATCGACAAAGCGACCGATAATGTTCCAACGGGCTCAGATTCGTATCCGACCGTGAAGATTGGATATACGCTGTATTTGGGCGCGAATGAAGACGATGACTCCGATGGTGACGGCCTTACAGACGGAGAAGAACGACAAATCGGCACTGATCCGAATGATCCGGATTCGGACCAAGACGGGCTTTCCGATGGCCAGGAAGTGAAGGTGTACAAAACGGATCCCCTCAATGCTGATACCGATGGTGACGGGCTCAGAGATGGCGACGAGGTCTTCAGGTTTGGGACTGACCCGTTACATCCTGATACTGATCGTGACGGACTCAGCGATTGGGAGGAAATCTACAAACGCAATACAGATCCGTTGAAGCCCGATACTGATAAGGACGGGCTTACGGACGGAGAAGAGGTATTGCAGTATGAAACGGATCCGCTGAAGCCTGATACTGATGGAGACGGGCTTACGGATTACAATGAGATCGTGTCATTCAAAACCGATCCTACGAAGGCAGATACTGATGGTGGAGGTGTTGATGACGGCACGGAGATCAAGCGGGGCACGAACCCGCTGGATCCGAAAGATGACTTCCCTGCTTCGAAACCTGCTTCACCGCCACCGATAGCGCTCGGAGAGGTGCTGGTGTTCGACGAACTGAAGTTCGGTCCATGGAGTTCCCAAATTTCACCCGCAGCCGAGCAAATATTGGAGAAGGTTCTGGAAATCCTCACCCTCAATCCTCAAATCGAGATGGAGATTCGCGGGTTCACCGATAATGGCGGGGCTCTCGACAGAAACATTGCCGTGTCAGGAGAACGGGCGAAGGCTGTCAAAGGCTGGCTGGAAGCCCGCGGTATTGCTTCATCAAGGCTGACTGCTAAGGGATTCGGACCCAGAAACCCGATTGCCTCGAATGCAACCGAGGCCGGACGCGAGAAGAACCGGCGGATTGAGTTCGTCCGGACGAAGTAGGTGGCGTTGAAGTTGTTTGGGAGAGGGGCGTGGCGCAAACAGGCGCTACGCCCTCTTGTGTTTTTAGAGAGTCAGCAACTGATGTTTGAATGCTGAAATATCCAACTCCGCGGAAATCCACTTCACAAGCTCAGGCCCGTATTTGTTCATATAATACAGGACGCTGATTTCCCGCTCCTGAAGGGTGCCGTTTGGCAGAAGTCCGTTTGCCGCACGTTCAATTTGCCTGAGTGCAGTCTCGTTCCGTCGCTTTTGTGCCGCGATCGCCTTCTCTTTCAATCCGCTCATGCTGCCTTCAATTTTGGATTGAACATTTTCGAGCGCTGCAATGAGCGTGGGGTCCACCTCTTTCAAGCCGAATTTCATTTCATTCAGTGCATTGCGGACACCTGAACCCGCATTGCCAAACACCTCTTCGAGCTTAATGGAAGAGATTTGTTCCGAAACCTTTGCGGTGACCCTGTCTGTATCCTCCAGAAATTCAAGGAGATCCAGCCCGTACTTCTCCATTGCCCGCAGCAACCGCTCCTCAACAAACGAAGCGCTTGCACGTGGATACACAATCGGCTGTGCCACATCGAAAAACTCGTACACAGGTTTGATCTGTGCATGGTAGGCCACTTCAGACGGGCCGGCAACATACGCAACCGTAGGAAGAAGAACATCCTGAATGATCGGGCGGAGAATGACATTGGCGCTGAGCAACTCGGGTGTTTCCCGTGCGATGCGATGCAGTTCTTCGGGCTGAATGAAGTGTCTGGTTCCTTTCAAACTGAAGTCATTCTCGGTTTCCCTCGGTTGAATCAGGTAGCGGCCGCCTTTGTGAAACATGAAGAGGTTCAGGGATTTGGGTTTGACCTGTGCGTGGTACTGTTCCTCCAATTCGGCGCTTTGAGCTATCACCAGTTGCGACGTTTTGGGAAACTCGGTGATTTCCTTCACGAAGATCGGGGAGACAAGCTTCTTCAGTTCGGGATGATTTGGGGAAAGGAAAACGATCCCGTAATCTTCAAACAGGAAATTCATCCAACGAACGAATGCCTGATTGAATGTTCGACCCGGTGCATATGCTGCCCTGATCGAGTCAAGAAGTCCCGGCGTAAACTCTGTTTTTTGAAGAGATGATCCCAATGACGACAACGTCTTTTCGAGAGATGCGTCAAACATCAACTCGCCGATTGCACCGAGATTCCGTTCGGGCATTTCGTCGCCATGCAGATACTCAATTCGGACGGGCTTGTTGTCCGAGTCAAGGAGATACGTGTGATTCATCTCCGCGAAATCATGGTCTTCTCCCTCAATCCAAAACGCGGGGACAAAATCCAAGCTCGGGAACTTTGCTTTGAGTTTTTCGGCGAGTTTAATCGCCGTGACAGTCTTGAACACTGTGTATAAGGGCCCGCCGAACAGCCCGACCTGTTGTCCTGTGACAATGGCGAGGGTTGTTGGTTTTTTCAACAGTTCGATGTTGTCAAGGGTCTTCTGCGAGCAACCGAACGATGAATTTTGTTCGAGCAGGACACGAGAGAGGGCTTGCCTGTCCAACTGTTTGCCCTGCACTGTCCTCACGAGGTTCTCATACGAATCATTTGTGCGGAAATTCGACGGGAAGAAGCGTTTCACCTCGTCAAAATCGTACAGATAATCAAAGAAGAGTTGAGAGAATCCTCCTGTTGCAGGAGGAAGTTGACGGTAATCGATCCAGTCCATTCAGGAATTCGTCTACGCGAGATGTGTGGTTGAAATAGAGAAGATACAGCAGCCATTTGCAAGACCGCTTCATGCGGGAGAAATATAACTCTATGTTGACTTTATTTCAATGGAATACTATATTGGTGTCGGGTTCTTCGGGCAGTTGAAAGAAGGATTCGTCATTCCTGTGTGGTTCCTCGTTCGTTAACAAACTGATCTTTTACATTTTTTCATGCTGAGTTTTTCCGTTCTTTTTTGTTCCCGCCCATTTCTGCGCGTTACAGCAGTTCGACATTCATTTCAGATACGTTTCATCACCAAACATCATCATCATCATCCAGTGAAATACTGCGAGCAGTGTTCCACAGAGGAAGATCTATGTCAGATGAGAATGAAGTAAAATCAGGAACGTCGGAAAATTCGGATCAACCTGCTCCGCCGAAGAAGACCCTGCCGCCGATTGCGTCGGCAAGGCCTGTCGGCGGCACAGCGAAATCCCTGCCCCCGATAGCGTCGGCGAAACCTGTTGGCGGAACGGCGCCGAAAGTGCCGGCGCCGGCTACGACACCAAAGTCAGATCCGGTTGCCACTTCCCAACCTGCACCTCAGGCAACTTCTCCGGTTTCCGCTCCTACTTCGGCACCACGGCCGGCAAAGCCTGCTCAGGAAGTCCGCAAGCCGAAGCAAGACAAACCGCCGGAGAATGATCAAGGTATTTGGCGGATGAGCCGCAAAAATTTCCTTAACGTTGCAGGCTGGTTCGGATTCATTGGATTCCTTGTCACTGCAACCGTGGGTGCGATTCGGTTGATGGTGCCGAGAGTATTGTACGAAGCGCCTTCCGCATTCAAGGCCGGGTTTCCCGAGGACTACATTATAGGGGAAGTCAACGAGACGTATAAGGATGAGTTCAGGGTTTGGATTGTGAGAGAAGTAGACGGATTCTATGCCTTGCTTGCAATCTGTACACATCTTGGATGTACGCCGCGGTGGGCAGCTACTGAGGCGAAGTTCAAGTGTCCCTGTCACGGCAGCGGATACCATAAGGATGGCGTGAACTTCGAAGGTCCGACACCCCGTCCGCTTGAGCGATTGAAAATCACGTTCGCAGATGACGGACAGATCCTCGTCGATCGGAATATCAAGTTCCTTTATGAAAAGCAGGAGTGGTCAAAACCAGACGCATTCTTGAAGTACGGTTAGTTCCACGTTCGATCTTTGAAATAGGCCGTTAGCGATCACGATGTTACTCGAATTCAGATAGGGTTCTTATGCTTGGCATACTCGACCAGCTAAAGTCAAAGTGGGAGAAGACGGATGTTTACAAGTCCATTTTCCGCCACAACTATCAGGACACGCAACGCAACAGGGCACTGCAGATCGTGGATAATGTCTTCCTCCACCTTCACCCTGTTCGCATTTCGCGTCATGCAACAAACATCGGATTCACGTGGGGGATGGGAGGGATTACGTTCCTTCTGTTCATCGTCCTCACAATCACCGGCGTGATTCTGATGTTCTACTATCGCCCCGCGGCGGAATATGCGTACGACGATATGAAGTATCTGATGAACGACGTCGCCTTCGGGCCCCTGATGCGGAACATGCATCGTTGGGCTGCACATGCCATGGTGATCACCGTTATGCTGCACATGTTCCGCGTATTTCTCACCGGTTCGTACAAACCTCCCCGGCAGTTCAATTGGGTAATCGGGGTCATCCTTCTCACACTTACGTTATTCCTCAGTTTTACAGGCTACCTGTTGCCGTGGGATCAGCTTGCCATTTGGGCTGTTACGGTGGGCACAAACATGGCCCGGGCAACTCCATTGCTGGGGCACGAAGGCCCGTTCGGTCCGGAGTTGGGAATGAAGATCGACAATGACGTTCGCTTTGTGTTGTTAGGGGGAACGCAGGTTGGCCCCCCCACGCTGCTCCGCTTCTATGTATTGCATTGCATTTTCCTTCCGCTTGTAGGCGGCATTCTGATGATTGTTCATTTCTGGAGAATCCGGAAGGACGGCGGCATTTCGGGACCCGATGTTACATCCAAGAAATTCTAATCTCCTCTAATCTGACTGAAAGAGCATGGAACATCTTCTCAAAATTATCAGCAAGCCCGACAATCTCCCCATCATTCTGATGTTGGTGATGACACTGTTCTACGCGTGGCTGGCATGGAAAAAGGCGGCAACGAACGACCGTCAGGAGATTTCGGAAGAAGCAAAGCAAGCAGATAAGGTTCAGGTATGGCCGTATCTCGTGAAGGTGGAATTTCTCGGCGCTTTGGTTGTGATGGTGATTCTGACCTTCTGGTCGTTCTTGCTTGATGCGCCCCTTGAGGAACCGGCCAACCCCGCGCTGACTCCGAATCCATCAAAAGCGCCATGGTATTTTCTGGGGTTGCAGGAAATCCTCGTCTATTTCGATCCGTGGATTGCCGGCGTTCTGATTCCCACGTTCATTATCATCGGCCTTGCCGCAATCCCGTATATCGACATCAATCCCAAGGGGAATGGCTACTATACATATAAAGAACGCAAGTTTGCCATTCTCACCTTCTGCTTTGGGTTTCTGTTGCTGTGGGTTGCCTTGATTGTTCTCGGAACATTTTTCCGGGGACCGGGATGGAATTTGTTCTGGCCGTGGGAGTATTGGGATACCCATCGTGTTGTTGCACTGACGAACATCGATTTTACCGAGTTGTTCGGCATTCCCACACGGCTTGTGGATGATTCGCTCAATCCTGCTGCAATGCTCTTCGGCAGTGTCGTGATTCTTGGCTGGTACTTGATTGCCGTCGTGTACTATCTGTGGAAGAAAAACACTGCTGTCATCCAGAAGCTGGGATTGGTCCGGTACAGCATTACGGCTTTTCTGTTCATGACTATGATGGCGGTTCCCGTCAAGATCATTCTTCGCCTAACGCTGAATGTCAAATATATTCTCGTCACGCCATTTTTCAACATCTGACAGTTGAAACCACTACAAGGAGGCTCTTCTTGTTTGAACAACGTGCAAAGATTCCGATAGAGCAACGCAACTACAGTACGTACTACCTGGTGTTGTCCGGATTGCTGTTTCTGGGAACAATGTGGGCAGTTGTGGATGAAGTAGCAACACGCCGCCCGTGGAAGGACTACCAGAAGGAATACCGCACGATGGCAGACACGCTCGTGAAGCAGCAGATCGAATACGCGGCAAGCGAGATTGATTCATTTTCTCTGGATGAAGCACGCAAACAACTGAACGACGCCCAGGACTCGCTTCGCAGCGACCGGTATCTTGCAACGATGAAGGAATTCGAGGATGCAACCGAAGCGCTCATAGACGAAACCAGAGAATATCAATTCGCCAAAAGTCGTGGCGACGAGGCATACTATTTCTGGAAGAAATCCATCCAAGAAGGGAAGGAAAATCTCGGCCTCAAAGCACGGCTTGACAAGGAAGAGGCCCTGATGGCGGAGCATCAGGAGAAAATGAACCTTCATCAGGCAACAAAAGATTCGCTGCAGGTAATCCTGAACGAGTACCGTGCAAACGTCAGAACGGCTCAAAATGCCGTTGCAAACATTCTGAAGACGGTTGAGAAATGGGAGACGAAGCAGGCGCGGCTCGCATCGGCACCAATTCAAATCCGGCAAGTCATGATGCTGGACTACGACCGGAATCCTTTCAACGATCCGAAAGCGCGAGTCGATCGTTGTCAATCATGTCATCTCGGCTGGAATGAAGAATTGATGGAGGAAGTTCCGCAGCCGTTCA
This portion of the Bacteroidota bacterium genome encodes:
- the pnp gene encoding polyribonucleotide nucleotidyltransferase is translated as MGGKPFSLETGRFAKQADGAVMARHGDTMVLATVVGARTVKEGLDYFPLQVEYREKAASAGKIPGGFFKREARPTEKETLSARLIDRPIRPMFPEWYKCETQVIVTVYSSDQEHDGDVIGAVAASAALTISNIPFEGPVGEVRVGRIDGQFVINPTFTELKKSDMDVIVAGTSDSILMVEGEAQEISEQDMLAALEFAHEHIKSLCDVQLALLKEVGTAKRVAPPTEGNPELLAAVQQLVGNRITELANTPLLKEERAARTQAIYEETQTALAEKFPEQEKAISGILHDMEYVEMRKMILEKGKRLDGRGLEDIRPITIEVGVLPRTHGSALFQRGETQSLTTLTLGTKLDEQVIDGLLPDSTKRFMLHYNFPPFSVGEVGRLGTTGRREIGHGNLAERSLKVLMPQEHEFPYTVRLVSDILESNGSSSMATVCAGTLALLDGGVPLKKPVAGIAMGLVKEGDTTAILSDILGNEDHLGDMDFKVAGTAEGITAFQMDIKIRGISLAIMQKALGQARTGRMHILGKMNEAIAKPRPDLSTYAPRLTTLKIPVDMIGALIGPGGKNIRQIVKDSGAEINIEDDGTVVVAATTKESADKALNAIGRITETPEVGKIYRARVTKVMDFGAFVEFLPGKEGLVHVSQLDIKRVNKPSDVVKVGDEFDVKITDKDDQGRWKLSRKVLMTQENEKPVQS
- a CDS encoding OmpA family protein; protein product: MMKVILPRYVLALMACLLLQAGVAQNIENKIAVGLRVGPNIWMNDMNDRRVGFGVEALSRYGVSRTFSAGLAFGYDKIVAKQFPVSTMIPIDQIQANVFHASITAWLQLSSGTLSPYLYFGIGGMHYTRKDGAGWPYPKEDGGHGAAFVPIGFGFETFVHRKGSLMFDFGFRVIDKATDNVPTGSDSYPTVKIGYTLYLGANEDDDSDGDGLTDGEERQIGTDPNDPDSDQDGLSDGQEVKVYKTDPLNADTDGDGLRDGDEVFRFGTDPLHPDTDRDGLSDWEEIYKRNTDPLKPDTDKDGLTDGEEVLQYETDPLKPDTDGDGLTDYNEIVSFKTDPTKADTDGGGVDDGTEIKRGTNPLDPKDDFPASKPASPPPIALGEVLVFDELKFGPWSSQISPAAEQILEKVLEILTLNPQIEMEIRGFTDNGGALDRNIAVSGERAKAVKGWLEARGIASSRLTAKGFGPRNPIASNATEAGREKNRRIEFVRTK
- the bshC gene encoding bacillithiol biosynthesis cysteine-adding enzyme BshC encodes the protein MDWIDYRQLPPATGGFSQLFFDYLYDFDEVKRFFPSNFRTNDSYENLVRTVQGKQLDRQALSRVLLEQNSSFGCSQKTLDNIELLKKPTTLAIVTGQQVGLFGGPLYTVFKTVTAIKLAEKLKAKFPSLDFVPAFWIEGEDHDFAEMNHTYLLDSDNKPVRIEYLHGDEMPERNLGAIGELMFDASLEKTLSSLGSSLQKTEFTPGLLDSIRAAYAPGRTFNQAFVRWMNFLFEDYGIVFLSPNHPELKKLVSPIFVKEITEFPKTSQLVIAQSAELEEQYHAQVKPKSLNLFMFHKGGRYLIQPRETENDFSLKGTRHFIQPEELHRIARETPELLSANVILRPIIQDVLLPTVAYVAGPSEVAYHAQIKPVYEFFDVAQPIVYPRASASFVEERLLRAMEKYGLDLLEFLEDTDRVTAKVSEQISSIKLEEVFGNAGSGVRNALNEMKFGLKEVDPTLIAALENVQSKIEGSMSGLKEKAIAAQKRRNETALRQIERAANGLLPNGTLQEREISVLYYMNKYGPELVKWISAELDISAFKHQLLTL
- a CDS encoding ubiquinol-cytochrome c reductase iron-sulfur subunit; this translates as MSRKNFLNVAGWFGFIGFLVTATVGAIRLMVPRVLYEAPSAFKAGFPEDYIIGEVNETYKDEFRVWIVREVDGFYALLAICTHLGCTPRWAATEAKFKCPCHGSGYHKDGVNFEGPTPRPLERLKITFADDGQILVDRNIKFLYEKQEWSKPDAFLKYG
- a CDS encoding cytochrome b N-terminal domain-containing protein; the protein is MLGILDQLKSKWEKTDVYKSIFRHNYQDTQRNRALQIVDNVFLHLHPVRISRHATNIGFTWGMGGITFLLFIVLTITGVILMFYYRPAAEYAYDDMKYLMNDVAFGPLMRNMHRWAAHAMVITVMLHMFRVFLTGSYKPPRQFNWVIGVILLTLTLFLSFTGYLLPWDQLAIWAVTVGTNMARATPLLGHEGPFGPELGMKIDNDVRFVLLGGTQVGPPTLLRFYVLHCIFLPLVGGILMIVHFWRIRKDGGISGPDVTSKKF
- a CDS encoding cytochrome C; protein product: MEHLLKIISKPDNLPIILMLVMTLFYAWLAWKKAATNDRQEISEEAKQADKVQVWPYLVKVEFLGALVVMVILTFWSFLLDAPLEEPANPALTPNPSKAPWYFLGLQEILVYFDPWIAGVLIPTFIIIGLAAIPYIDINPKGNGYYTYKERKFAILTFCFGFLLLWVALIVLGTFFRGPGWNLFWPWEYWDTHRVVALTNIDFTELFGIPTRLVDDSLNPAAMLFGSVVILGWYLIAVVYYLWKKNTAVIQKLGLVRYSITAFLFMTMMAVPVKIILRLTLNVKYILVTPFFNI